One region of Vibrio cidicii genomic DNA includes:
- a CDS encoding amylo-alpha-1,6-glucosidase, whose product MMPMPTLYLKGTFNGWGLDTPFVPISDSQLQVSVVFSADRHQCKIADMDGSAQWTLAAHPTQAVALNLDQPQTLISTQGIGNDLAFTPSQTGRFTLTLDLSGTAPTLTITSGASNQQALAQRALLDSELQAECDPLPTIETRQGALSANELFDTLAIEETGSFAFVFGDNVDGYYEGRSHCFVGAGRYRHHQGWYLGGFAAFVDGKLLDKTQASSARLLPYGIEHLFASHSRDRLSLAAGQRLVTLSVESQSEAVLSLLPELNLGLNDCTIEAIDDVVLIAVKPELCPESAPRFIAISANQAIRAKEVSFDAYPALDTAVHLNGQNCKLMLSTVRETTQLSVYLCFEHNSAEALHKAKLAAKQHAEKQHQQQIYQFLTDNYLWCDDVQYNRAVMWARLASRTFVSHEFGAGIWAGLPWFKDCWGRDTFIALSGTSLVNGAFDEAREIIRNFAAMQKVDLDDVNHGRIPNRVTSKTNIIYNTTDGTPWMIREVMEYIHYSGDMAFAEQIYPVVKRFIQGVEKHYLDDDGLMSHRDPDTWMDAKINGQIPWSPRGPKANDIQALWFESLQIAEQLAHWLQDSAFAAHCEKLSQQVAQSFVAKFWNPESQRLADCLRAQDIADESTRPNQLLTLTIPLKRNLISANIAQHVVKNSVEQLLFPWGICSLAQDHRDFHPYHDNRSEYHKDAAYHNGTIWGWNAGFTVSALCQFKQQDFAYQLSKNLAQQILTQGHRGTMSENLDAYQADEKALVMTGTYAQAWSVSEYARNAQQDYLGFNPRLAEQRIILRPALPSAWQQVKARLPFGQDNALWFEMTSNKDGTVYSVKAERDEPSITLLLELETSDKHLQITGTLQSELQVTIRHGEVICSPSDVHCVESAAVHYPLLDGLCFAQPDWQREHSALTQSDYLLQKRMTEKLNIAQD is encoded by the coding sequence ATGATGCCTATGCCCACTTTGTATTTAAAAGGCACCTTTAACGGTTGGGGACTTGATACCCCCTTTGTGCCAATTTCTGACTCACAGCTGCAAGTCAGCGTGGTGTTTTCCGCCGACCGCCATCAATGCAAAATTGCCGATATGGATGGCAGCGCGCAATGGACACTGGCCGCGCACCCAACCCAAGCAGTAGCGCTTAATCTCGATCAGCCACAAACGCTGATCAGCACCCAAGGCATCGGCAACGATCTCGCCTTTACTCCCAGCCAAACTGGCCGTTTTACCTTGACGCTGGACTTATCCGGCACCGCTCCCACGCTGACCATCACCTCTGGCGCAAGCAACCAACAAGCGCTCGCCCAGCGCGCGCTGCTTGATAGCGAGCTCCAAGCCGAATGCGATCCGCTGCCAACGATCGAGACACGTCAAGGTGCTCTTTCGGCCAACGAGCTGTTCGATACCCTCGCCATTGAAGAGACTGGCTCCTTTGCGTTTGTGTTTGGCGATAACGTCGATGGCTACTACGAAGGGCGCAGCCACTGCTTTGTTGGCGCAGGCCGTTATCGACATCATCAAGGTTGGTACTTAGGCGGCTTTGCCGCTTTTGTCGATGGCAAACTGCTAGATAAAACCCAAGCGAGCAGCGCGCGTTTACTCCCTTACGGCATTGAGCACCTGTTTGCCAGCCATAGCCGAGATCGCCTCTCGCTGGCGGCAGGGCAACGCTTGGTGACACTCAGCGTCGAAAGCCAAAGCGAGGCGGTGCTTTCGCTGCTGCCGGAGCTTAATCTCGGCCTCAACGACTGCACGATTGAAGCGATTGACGACGTGGTATTGATTGCGGTGAAACCTGAGCTGTGCCCAGAAAGTGCGCCACGCTTTATCGCCATCAGCGCCAATCAAGCCATTCGCGCCAAAGAGGTTAGCTTTGATGCGTATCCTGCGCTTGATACCGCTGTGCATCTCAACGGGCAAAATTGCAAATTGATGCTTAGCACGGTTCGAGAAACCACTCAACTGAGTGTTTATCTCTGCTTTGAGCACAACTCAGCAGAGGCGCTGCACAAGGCCAAACTGGCCGCCAAACAGCACGCCGAAAAGCAGCATCAGCAGCAAATTTATCAGTTCCTGACCGACAATTACCTATGGTGTGACGATGTGCAATACAACCGCGCAGTGATGTGGGCGAGGCTCGCCAGCCGCACGTTTGTCAGCCATGAATTTGGCGCTGGTATTTGGGCCGGTTTACCGTGGTTCAAAGATTGCTGGGGGCGCGATACCTTTATTGCCCTTTCCGGCACGTCACTAGTAAACGGTGCGTTTGACGAAGCGCGTGAGATCATCCGTAATTTTGCCGCCATGCAGAAGGTGGATCTGGATGACGTCAATCATGGCCGCATTCCCAACCGCGTCACCAGTAAAACCAACATCATTTACAACACCACCGATGGTACGCCGTGGATGATTCGCGAAGTGATGGAATACATCCACTACAGCGGTGACATGGCGTTTGCCGAGCAGATCTATCCTGTGGTGAAACGCTTTATCCAAGGGGTAGAGAAGCACTACTTAGACGATGATGGTTTGATGTCGCACCGCGATCCGGATACGTGGATGGACGCCAAAATCAATGGCCAGATCCCGTGGTCGCCACGTGGACCGAAAGCCAACGACATTCAGGCATTGTGGTTTGAGAGCCTGCAAATTGCCGAGCAGTTAGCCCACTGGCTGCAAGATTCGGCCTTTGCCGCGCATTGCGAGAAACTCAGCCAGCAAGTGGCGCAGAGCTTTGTAGCGAAATTTTGGAATCCAGAGAGCCAGCGCTTGGCCGATTGCCTGCGGGCCCAAGATATTGCCGATGAAAGCACTCGGCCAAATCAGTTACTCACTTTGACTATTCCGCTCAAACGCAATCTGATTTCTGCCAACATTGCGCAGCACGTGGTGAAAAACAGCGTTGAGCAGTTGCTCTTTCCGTGGGGCATTTGTTCTTTGGCGCAAGATCACCGCGATTTCCACCCGTATCACGACAATCGCAGCGAGTACCACAAAGACGCGGCTTACCACAACGGCACCATTTGGGGCTGGAACGCCGGATTTACCGTCAGTGCTTTGTGCCAATTCAAGCAGCAAGATTTTGCTTATCAGCTGAGTAAAAATCTCGCTCAGCAGATCTTAACCCAAGGGCATCGTGGCACCATGAGTGAAAACCTCGATGCGTATCAAGCGGATGAAAAGGCGTTGGTGATGACAGGCACTTACGCGCAAGCGTGGTCCGTCTCTGAATATGCGCGCAACGCGCAGCAAGATTATCTCGGCTTTAACCCGCGCCTCGCCGAGCAACGTATTATTTTGCGCCCGGCCCTACCAAGCGCTTGGCAGCAGGTCAAAGCGCGCCTGCCCTTTGGTCAAGATAATGCGCTGTGGTTTGAGATGACAAGCAACAAGGATGGCACTGTTTACAGTGTAAAAGCCGAACGCGACGAGCCATCAATAACCTTGCTGCTGGAGCTGGAGACGAGCGACAAACATCTGCAAATCACAGGGACGCTGCAAAGCGAGCTGCAGGTAACTATCCGCCATGGCGAGGTCATTTGCTCCCCGAGCGATGTGCACTGCGTGGAAAGTGCGGCGGTGCACTATCCATTGCTCGATGGGCTCTGCTTTGCTCAACCTGACTGGCAACGCGAGCATTCAGCGCTGACACAGAGTGACTACTTGCTGCAAAAGCGCATGACGGAGAAGCTCAACATCGCACAAGATTAA